The proteins below come from a single Desulfonatronovibrio hydrogenovorans DSM 9292 genomic window:
- a CDS encoding BCCT family transporter, which yields MAENKSDHQRSWYKINPPVFFGSAVITVLFVVFTLLSPDKAAEIFGSIQGWITETVGWFYILAVASFLLFVVFLGLSKFGSIKLGPDHSEPDYSYMSWFAMLFSAGMGIGLMFFGVAEPVMHYMSPPVGEAESIEAAREAMKITFFHWGVHAWAIYAVVAISLAYFSYRHDLPLTIRSAFYPLIGERIHGPLGHAIDIFAVFGTMFGVATSLGLGVMQVNAGLEYLFGVPNTVFVQIILIAVITAMATISVVLGLDGGIRRLSELNMILAVSIVGFVLVAGPTVFLMQAFTQNVGAYVADIISMTFNLYAYEPTTWLGGWTLFYWGWWIAWSPFVGMFIARVSKGRSIREFVMGVLMVPVGFTFMWMTFFGNTALHMILVQGITQLGDAVSADTTVALFQFFEHLPFSTLASLVATILVVTFFVTSSDSGSLVIDMLTSGGEEDAPVWQRIFWACTEGVVAAALLLAGGLGALQTATIASALPFTVIMLLMCWGLLRALRIEVVKRASLRTATLMPTIPHHSPDSWKKRLKTLIHQPTMDEVKTFIRDTAKPALNEVVQELKKRDVKARVLDEDDGRVWMEVLHGEEIDFFYSVRPRPHTPPAFALRDTKKDRTEKLKYYRAEVHLSEGGQDYDVMNWTREQIITDVLDHYEKHLHFLSVVR from the coding sequence TTGGCCGAGAATAAATCTGACCACCAGCGTTCCTGGTACAAAATCAATCCCCCGGTCTTTTTTGGATCCGCTGTAATTACGGTCCTGTTCGTAGTGTTTACCCTGCTCAGCCCGGACAAAGCTGCTGAGATATTCGGGAGCATCCAGGGATGGATTACTGAGACAGTGGGCTGGTTTTACATCCTGGCAGTGGCCTCCTTTCTTTTATTCGTGGTCTTTCTGGGTCTGTCCAAATTCGGCAGCATCAAATTAGGGCCGGACCACAGTGAACCCGATTACTCCTACATGTCCTGGTTTGCCATGCTCTTTTCAGCCGGCATGGGCATTGGTCTCATGTTTTTCGGGGTGGCAGAGCCTGTCATGCATTACATGAGTCCCCCGGTGGGAGAGGCTGAAAGTATTGAGGCCGCCCGGGAGGCCATGAAGATTACTTTCTTTCACTGGGGAGTCCATGCCTGGGCCATTTATGCGGTGGTGGCCATTTCCCTGGCTTACTTTTCCTACCGCCATGACCTTCCTTTGACCATCAGGTCGGCCTTTTACCCCCTGATCGGGGAGCGCATCCACGGACCCCTGGGGCATGCCATCGACATCTTTGCCGTATTCGGGACCATGTTCGGCGTGGCCACATCCCTGGGACTGGGGGTTATGCAGGTCAATGCCGGTCTTGAATACCTGTTTGGTGTACCCAACACGGTGTTTGTGCAGATAATCCTGATTGCAGTCATTACCGCCATGGCCACGATTTCGGTTGTGCTGGGGCTGGACGGAGGAATCCGCAGACTGTCAGAGCTGAACATGATCCTGGCTGTGTCCATTGTGGGCTTTGTCCTGGTGGCAGGGCCAACAGTATTTTTGATGCAGGCCTTTACTCAGAATGTCGGCGCTTATGTGGCTGACATCATCTCCATGACATTCAACCTCTATGCCTATGAGCCCACCACCTGGCTGGGCGGATGGACCCTTTTCTACTGGGGATGGTGGATTGCCTGGTCCCCCTTTGTGGGCATGTTCATTGCCCGGGTCTCCAAAGGCCGGAGCATCAGGGAATTTGTCATGGGAGTGCTCATGGTCCCGGTGGGCTTCACCTTCATGTGGATGACCTTTTTCGGCAACACAGCCCTGCACATGATTCTGGTCCAGGGCATAACCCAGCTGGGAGATGCCGTGTCCGCAGACACCACTGTGGCCCTTTTTCAATTTTTTGAACATCTTCCCTTTTCCACCCTGGCCTCTCTGGTTGCCACCATCCTGGTGGTGACATTCTTTGTCACATCTTCAGACTCGGGCTCTCTGGTCATTGACATGCTGACTTCAGGGGGTGAAGAGGATGCTCCTGTCTGGCAGAGAATTTTCTGGGCCTGCACCGAAGGAGTCGTAGCTGCAGCCCTTCTTTTGGCAGGAGGACTGGGTGCCCTGCAAACCGCAACCATTGCCAGCGCCCTGCCCTTTACCGTGATCATGCTTCTCATGTGCTGGGGCCTGCTCCGGGCTCTGCGTATTGAAGTGGTCAAACGGGCAAGTCTGCGCACCGCCACCCTGATGCCCACAATTCCTCACCACAGTCCGGATTCCTGGAAAAAAAGGCTAAAAACTCTTATCCACCAGCCCACCATGGATGAAGTTAAAACCTTTATCAGGGATACTGCTAAGCCAGCCCTGAATGAGGTGGTCCAGGAACTGAAAAAAAGAGACGTCAAGGCCAGGGTTCTGGACGAAGATGATGGCCGGGTCTGGATGGAGGTCCTGCACGGTGAAGAGATTGACTTTTTCTATTCGGTCCGGCCAAGACCCCACACCCCGCCCGCCTTTGCCCTGCGCGACACCAAAAAGGACCGCACGGAAAAACTGAAGTATTACCGGGCCGAAGTCCATTTAAGTGAAGGCGGCCAGGACTATGACGTAATGAACTGGACCAGGGAACAGATCATCACTGATGTCCTGGATCATTATGAAAAACACCTTCATTTTCTGAGTGTGGTCAGGTAG
- a CDS encoding nicotianamine synthase family protein: MSWIPPVIKAWEKLSSASRVLTWVYSKPYKQVLENEIRLGRLCSTDVVLNIGCGAVPFTALYLATLTGARVYAVDIDPRAVALARKCVHNAGLGHRISVIRKNGTEPFDRPFSAAIVALQAEPKNRIMQVMKKTACSGARLIFRLPSPAYRDHYDNLLTDQTAAGVASQPMRTFDRSVLYLNAA, translated from the coding sequence ATGAGCTGGATACCTCCTGTAATTAAAGCCTGGGAAAAATTAAGCAGTGCCTCCAGGGTATTGACCTGGGTCTATTCCAAGCCGTACAAGCAGGTCCTGGAGAATGAGATCCGCCTTGGCAGACTGTGCTCCACTGATGTTGTTTTAAACATAGGCTGCGGAGCAGTACCTTTCACGGCTCTCTATCTGGCCACTTTGACTGGAGCCAGGGTCTATGCTGTGGATATTGATCCCCGGGCTGTGGCTCTGGCCAGAAAATGTGTGCATAATGCCGGTCTTGGACACAGGATTTCAGTAATCCGGAAAAACGGTACAGAGCCTTTTGACAGGCCTTTTTCCGCCGCCATTGTTGCCCTGCAGGCCGAGCCCAAGAACCGGATCATGCAGGTCATGAAAAAAACCGCCTGCTCCGGGGCCAGACTCATTTTCCGGCTTCCCAGCCCGGCCTACAGAGATCATTACGACAACCTTTTGACCGACCAGACGGCTGCCGGAGTGGCCAGCCAGCCCATGCGCACCTTTGACCGTTCGGTCTTATACCTCAACGCAGCCTGA
- a CDS encoding Fur family transcriptional regulator gives MQEARDQFFNYLAKKKLKITSQRGIIFDVFWNVKDHISPEELYGLVKENDPSIGQATVYRTLKLLSDSKIAREVDFGDGVTRYEPYFGQSHHDHLICKECGKSVEVVDEKIERLQEKLAKKHGFTLSGHCMYLYGHCSECAKKLT, from the coding sequence ATGCAGGAAGCACGAGACCAATTCTTCAATTATCTGGCCAAAAAAAAGCTGAAGATCACATCTCAGCGAGGCATTATTTTTGATGTGTTCTGGAATGTAAAGGATCACATCTCTCCTGAAGAACTCTACGGACTGGTCAAGGAAAATGACCCCTCCATAGGGCAGGCCACTGTGTACCGCACCCTTAAGCTTCTTTCAGATTCAAAGATAGCCAGGGAAGTTGATTTCGGAGACGGAGTCACCAGATATGAGCCTTATTTCGGCCAGAGCCATCACGATCACCTCATCTGCAAGGAATGCGGCAAAAGTGTGGAGGTCGTGGATGAAAAAATCGAACGGCTCCAGGAGAAACTGGCCAAGAAACACGGCTTCACCCTGAGTGGCCACTGCATGTACCTTTACGGCCACTGCAGTGAATGTGCTAAAAAACTGACTTGA
- a CDS encoding class I SAM-dependent methyltransferase, producing MKTIPVTKETAWAETGQGSIKLSSLFLFFIKKMESLGSACPWLGRAYFKFFYSSMVQRELSLSKALPGMKVLHIGCGPYPMTALFLASRGLMVTAVDTDEGVLDRARKTVAHHKLDHQIRITQGCGTSMKYSGYDFIWLSLHVSPMGRVVERALNSMDQDAGIIFRGPRGSLKTIYKETNPAGTADRVVCQEVSQPLGKKSVLLKKTPLKD from the coding sequence ATGAAAACCATTCCCGTAACCAAGGAAACAGCCTGGGCAGAAACCGGGCAAGGCAGCATTAAGCTAAGCTCCCTGTTTCTTTTTTTCATTAAAAAAATGGAGTCACTGGGTTCTGCCTGCCCCTGGCTGGGCAGGGCATACTTCAAGTTTTTTTATTCCAGCATGGTCCAACGAGAATTATCCCTGTCCAAAGCTCTTCCCGGCATGAAAGTACTGCACATTGGCTGCGGCCCCTATCCCATGACCGCCCTTTTTCTTGCCTCCAGAGGTTTGATGGTTACAGCTGTCGACACTGATGAAGGTGTTCTGGACCGGGCCAGAAAGACCGTAGCTCATCATAAGCTTGATCATCAGATCAGAATTACCCAGGGCTGTGGCACATCAATGAAATATTCCGGGTATGACTTTATATGGTTGTCCCTGCACGTCAGTCCCATGGGCCGGGTAGTTGAACGGGCCCTGAATTCCATGGATCAGGACGCAGGCATAATATTCAGAGGTCCCAGAGGCAGTTTAAAAACCATATATAAGGAAACCAACCCTGCTGGAACAGCAGACCGGGTCGTTTGTCAGGAAGTTAGCCAGCCTTTGGGTAAAAAAAGTGTTCTCCTGAAAAAAACTCCTCTGAAGGATTAA
- the prs gene encoding ribose-phosphate diphosphokinase: MIKIFYCPQMATLAQELGRISHEFELGEISWRNFRDGFPDLKVLDAPSLRNKPVVFLASLEDPGEIFRQLSIIYELPRLGVKSLKVVLPYFPTGTKERVDEEGEIATAATLARMLSRVPGTMTGPAQILIYDIHALQERFYFSDQIIPRLETAIPLLLDRIGGMNDITVAFPDQGACKRFGRMFKGYPLVTAHKVREKDGRRVVIRDGEPRGRHVVIVDDLVMTGGTLIQCREVLMKAGAAKVSAFVTHGVFPDGAWKRFAADDFTHFWMTDSCPGTVSRIAGKKPFEVLSLVRDIAGRIIPDA; this comes from the coding sequence GTGATCAAAATATTTTATTGCCCCCAGATGGCCACCCTGGCTCAGGAGCTTGGCCGGATCAGCCATGAGTTTGAGCTGGGCGAGATATCCTGGCGGAATTTCAGAGACGGATTTCCAGATCTCAAGGTCCTGGATGCCCCGTCCCTCCGGAACAAGCCGGTGGTGTTCCTGGCATCTCTGGAAGATCCAGGAGAAATATTCAGACAGCTTTCAATAATTTACGAACTTCCCAGACTGGGAGTAAAGTCTCTGAAGGTCGTTCTGCCCTATTTCCCCACTGGAACCAAAGAAAGGGTGGATGAAGAAGGGGAAATCGCCACAGCAGCCACCCTGGCCAGGATGCTTTCCCGGGTTCCAGGTACCATGACCGGGCCGGCCCAGATTCTTATTTATGATATCCATGCCCTGCAGGAGAGATTTTATTTTTCCGACCAGATCATTCCAAGGCTGGAAACAGCGATCCCCCTTTTGTTGGACCGGATTGGAGGAATGAATGATATTACAGTAGCTTTTCCCGACCAGGGGGCCTGCAAGCGGTTTGGGCGGATGTTCAAAGGCTACCCCCTGGTCACGGCCCACAAGGTCCGGGAAAAGGATGGGCGCAGAGTGGTCATCAGGGATGGAGAGCCTAGAGGCAGGCATGTGGTGATTGTTGACGATCTGGTTATGACTGGAGGTACTCTGATCCAGTGCCGGGAGGTTTTGATGAAGGCCGGGGCAGCAAAGGTGAGTGCCTTTGTCACCCATGGAGTTTTTCCGGATGGTGCCTGGAAAAGGTTTGCAGCAGATGACTTCACCCATTTCTGGATGACTGATTCCTGTCCAGGGACCGTCAGTCGCATTGCCGGGAAAAAGCCTTTTGAAGTTCTGTCTCTGGTCCGGGACATTGCCGGCCGGATAATTCCTGATGCATGA
- the rpe gene encoding ribulose-phosphate 3-epimerase: MKSDNSVIISPSLLSSDFTRLGQELTDLEEAGLTWVHWDIMDGAFVPNITFGPPVVAACRKKSRLFFDVHLMIKDPDRYLEDFARAGADLLCVHAEACTHLERTVAEIARLGVKPAVSLNPHTPLNVLEYILPQLDMVLIMSVNPGFGGQKFIPFSMDKIRDLKEMIRKKNARTLIQVDGGVTPENTYELVSQGADVLVSGSAFFGYPPYRERLKVFEKAALGQA; this comes from the coding sequence ATGAAAAGTGATAATTCAGTTATAATTTCCCCTTCCCTTTTATCTTCTGATTTTACCCGGCTGGGCCAGGAACTGACTGATCTGGAAGAGGCAGGCCTGACCTGGGTCCATTGGGACATCATGGATGGGGCCTTTGTGCCCAACATCACCTTTGGCCCTCCGGTGGTGGCTGCCTGTCGGAAAAAAAGCCGCCTCTTCTTTGACGTCCATTTGATGATCAAGGACCCCGACAGATATCTGGAGGACTTTGCCAGGGCCGGGGCTGATCTTTTGTGTGTCCATGCTGAGGCCTGTACTCACCTGGAACGTACAGTGGCTGAAATCGCCCGCCTGGGAGTGAAACCGGCTGTGTCCCTGAACCCGCATACCCCTTTGAATGTCCTTGAGTATATTCTGCCACAGCTTGACATGGTTCTTATCATGAGTGTCAATCCCGGATTCGGGGGGCAGAAATTTATTCCGTTCAGCATGGACAAGATCAGGGATCTCAAGGAAATGATCAGGAAAAAAAATGCCCGGACCCTGATCCAGGTGGACGGGGGGGTTACTCCAGAGAATACATATGAACTGGTCAGTCAGGGGGCTGATGTTCTGGTATCTGGGTCGGCTTTTTTCGGATATCCTCCCTACCGGGAAAGATTAAAGGTCTTTGAAAAGGCTGCCCTGGGCCAGGCCTAA
- the glpX gene encoding class II fructose-bisphosphatase, with product MIQEAPDRNLALDLVRVTEAAALSSSRWLGRGDKVQGDKAAVDAMRLSFNALEIRGTVVIGEGEKDEAPMLYNGEKLGTGKGPEMDVAVDPVEGTRLLAYGRPNAIAVVALAPKGSMYDPGPAYYMKKLVVPAQAKYQVDIKMPVAENLRKVARAIGKAVDDLVVFVLDKPRHRDLISEIRQAGARIQLHTDGDVAGALMAVTPGGDVDVMMGTGGTPEGVLAATAIRVMGGEMQGMLDPQSEEETKALLNAGYNLNQVLTLEEMISSDDVFFAATGISGGTFLKGVEFTGEGAITHSMVMRGRTGTFRRIEALHSFDKLMRVSAIKYR from the coding sequence ATGATTCAGGAAGCACCTGATCGAAATCTGGCCCTTGACCTGGTTCGGGTTACTGAGGCCGCTGCCTTGTCTTCCTCCCGCTGGCTGGGCCGGGGAGACAAGGTCCAGGGGGACAAGGCTGCAGTGGATGCCATGCGCCTCAGTTTCAATGCTCTGGAGATCAGGGGAACAGTGGTTATAGGTGAAGGGGAAAAGGATGAGGCCCCCATGCTTTACAATGGCGAAAAACTGGGTACCGGCAAAGGTCCGGAAATGGATGTGGCGGTTGACCCGGTTGAAGGAACAAGGCTTCTGGCCTACGGGCGGCCCAATGCCATTGCAGTGGTGGCTCTGGCCCCCAAAGGGTCAATGTACGATCCCGGCCCTGCCTATTATATGAAGAAGCTGGTTGTTCCGGCCCAGGCCAAATACCAGGTGGACATCAAAATGCCGGTGGCTGAAAATCTGCGTAAGGTGGCCAGGGCCATTGGCAAGGCAGTGGACGACCTGGTGGTCTTTGTCCTGGACAAGCCCCGGCACAGGGATCTGATCAGTGAGATTCGTCAGGCCGGCGCCAGGATCCAGCTCCATACAGATGGAGACGTGGCCGGAGCCCTCATGGCTGTTACTCCGGGAGGAGACGTGGATGTAATGATGGGTACCGGCGGCACTCCCGAAGGTGTGCTGGCAGCCACGGCCATCCGGGTCATGGGCGGAGAGATGCAGGGCATGCTTGATCCCCAGTCAGAAGAGGAAACCAAGGCCTTGCTGAATGCCGGGTACAATCTGAACCAGGTCCTGACCCTGGAAGAGATGATTTCCAGCGATGACGTATTTTTTGCAGCCACCGGCATTTCCGGTGGAACCTTTCTCAAGGGAGTGGAGTTTACCGGAGAAGGAGCCATTACCCATTCCATGGTTATGCGCGGTAGAACAGGAACTTTCAGACGCATCGAGGCCCTGCACTCCTTTGACAAGCTCATGCGGGTCAGCGCCATCAAGTACAGATGA
- a CDS encoding sensor histidine kinase, whose amino-acid sequence MCNKRQKPLGRIHGFLASFSLRAALVAYVIIPLTLALGITGHLALSALEKNVEQSMQRDLELIAKSLQLPLSYALEWDETRAIYSALDSVFSIGEIYSAYLYDQDGKEVALAGALEAEPESEKLIGLLDEGEEHGEYGDVAGSEVYSYFIPLTDSGGRVSGMLQLTRKKSDFIEYIQSIRTQGQVVMGLGLLIMTGLVLYGQHRALGRHFAKLIKSMSRVADGDTRHRFEAKGPREIMVIGRQFNQMLDSIDEAQIELKKRRQKQEHLQEQLRRSEKLAAIGRLSAGIAHELGTPLSTVSAKAQRALRHKDIPGHLAESFQSIRGEVSRMEYIIRQLLDFSRSSSLQKRQTSLSMLAHSSLAAVSEEAVRLNCQIRADGERLKKNILVDPIRIEQALVNLLRNAIHAAGQGQVVLSWGMDHKNAWLQVDDNGPGISAEIRQRIFEPFFTTKNVGSGTGLGLSVAHGIIEEHKGRIMVVPSSLGGACFRITLPLNSPEKNNQTGLESKSDRSSLEDGS is encoded by the coding sequence ATGTGCAACAAAAGACAAAAGCCCTTGGGCAGAATCCATGGATTCCTGGCCAGCTTCAGCCTCCGGGCCGCCCTGGTGGCATATGTCATCATTCCCCTGACCCTGGCCCTTGGCATTACTGGTCACCTGGCTCTGTCCGCCCTGGAAAAAAACGTCGAACAAAGCATGCAGCGGGATCTGGAACTCATTGCCAAGTCCCTCCAGCTTCCCCTGAGCTATGCTCTGGAATGGGACGAAACAAGGGCCATCTACAGTGCCCTGGATTCAGTCTTTTCCATTGGTGAAATCTACAGTGCCTATCTTTATGATCAGGATGGAAAGGAAGTGGCCCTGGCCGGAGCTCTGGAGGCTGAACCTGAAAGCGAAAAGCTCATCGGGCTCCTTGACGAAGGTGAAGAGCATGGAGAATACGGAGACGTGGCTGGAAGTGAAGTCTACTCTTACTTCATACCTTTGACGGATTCAGGGGGAAGGGTAAGTGGAATGCTCCAGCTGACCCGCAAAAAAAGCGATTTCATAGAATACATCCAAAGCATCAGGACCCAGGGACAGGTGGTCATGGGCCTAGGCCTGCTCATCATGACCGGCCTGGTGCTCTACGGCCAGCACCGGGCCCTGGGCAGACATTTTGCCAAACTCATCAAGAGCATGTCCAGAGTGGCTGACGGAGATACCAGACACCGCTTTGAAGCCAAAGGTCCCAGAGAGATCATGGTCATCGGCCGTCAGTTCAACCAGATGTTGGACAGCATTGATGAAGCCCAGATTGAGCTGAAAAAGAGACGCCAAAAACAGGAACACCTCCAGGAGCAGCTCAGAAGATCTGAGAAGCTGGCCGCCATTGGCCGGCTTTCAGCCGGCATAGCCCATGAACTGGGTACACCTTTGAGCACTGTCAGCGCCAAAGCCCAGCGGGCCCTGCGGCACAAGGATATTCCCGGACATCTGGCTGAATCCTTCCAAAGCATCCGGGGTGAAGTCAGCCGCATGGAATATATTATCAGACAGCTTCTGGATTTCAGCCGAAGTTCCTCACTTCAGAAAAGGCAGACCTCCTTGAGCATGCTGGCCCATTCATCCCTGGCTGCGGTTTCTGAAGAGGCTGTCAGGCTGAACTGCCAGATCAGGGCAGATGGAGAACGCCTGAAAAAAAATATCCTGGTTGATCCCATCCGCATTGAACAGGCCCTGGTCAATCTTTTGCGCAATGCAATCCATGCAGCCGGTCAGGGCCAGGTAGTTCTTTCCTGGGGGATGGATCATAAAAATGCCTGGCTCCAGGTGGATGACAATGGACCAGGAATATCAGCCGAGATCAGACAAAGGATATTTGAGCCTTTTTTCACTACCAAAAACGTAGGCTCTGGAACAGGACTGGGGCTGTCAGTGGCCCATGGAATCATTGAAGAACACAAAGGTAGGATCATGGTGGTTCCAAGCAGTCTCGGCGGAGCCTGCTTCCGGATCACCCTTCCCCTTAACAGCCCGGAAAAAAACAACCAGACCGGCCTGGAAAGCAAATCTGACCGGTCTTCTTTAGAGGATGGATCATGA
- a CDS encoding lysylphosphatidylglycerol synthase transmembrane domain-containing protein, with amino-acid sequence MTRIILFFLGVAGLIVLALAFGAGQVREALTVITAQSVLILFSLQLATLLAGAWIWHFLLSRNSRISFGTVFLINQAAALVESLTPSVKLGGEAAKIYLLRKKTCQPLEGLAGVMLVHKFLTMSPFALLCLLLLAPGLFYFDLPWVFYVSLAGLVLICLVLGLICYRLPSSSSPKTIKPARAELSRLKKFFSKAGLFLAQARISASGLLDFRQTMGVFTVSLAIWILYPVKVYLACSFLGMDVHPVVIGLATVFAYMISMIPIFPGGLGSYEGGMTLLFTLGGLSPAEGLAIALVSRLTTFWFPLLLSAGSCLVLLREDSLALHRSEPDQSTIQA; translated from the coding sequence ATGACCAGGATAATTCTATTTTTCTTGGGAGTGGCCGGACTCATAGTCCTTGCCCTGGCTTTTGGCGCCGGGCAGGTCAGAGAAGCTTTGACAGTCATTACCGCGCAGTCCGTGCTGATCCTCTTTTCCCTGCAGCTGGCGACTCTGCTGGCTGGCGCCTGGATATGGCACTTTCTTCTGAGCCGCAACTCCAGGATATCCTTTGGAACTGTTTTTTTGATCAACCAGGCCGCAGCGCTGGTGGAAAGTCTGACTCCGTCAGTTAAGCTTGGAGGGGAGGCAGCCAAGATATACCTGCTCAGAAAAAAGACCTGCCAGCCCCTCGAGGGGCTGGCAGGGGTGATGCTTGTCCACAAATTTCTGACCATGTCACCTTTTGCCCTGCTCTGCCTGCTCCTTCTGGCCCCTGGACTGTTTTATTTTGACCTGCCCTGGGTCTTTTATGTTTCTCTAGCCGGACTGGTCCTGATCTGCCTTGTCCTGGGCCTGATCTGTTACCGGCTTCCTTCTTCGTCCAGCCCCAAAACAATCAAACCAGCCAGGGCCGAACTTTCCAGACTGAAAAAGTTTTTTTCCAAAGCCGGCCTTTTTCTGGCTCAGGCCAGGATTTCAGCTTCTGGGCTGCTGGACTTCAGGCAAACCATGGGGGTCTTCACGGTTTCCCTGGCTATCTGGATACTTTACCCGGTCAAGGTATATCTGGCCTGCTCTTTTCTAGGCATGGATGTCCACCCGGTGGTCATCGGGCTGGCAACAGTTTTTGCATACATGATCAGCATGATCCCGATTTTCCCTGGAGGCCTGGGCAGTTATGAGGGCGGCATGACCTTGCTCTTTACCTTGGGCGGATTGAGTCCGGCTGAAGGGCTGGCCATAGCACTTGTTTCCAGACTGACAACCTTCTGGTTTCCTTTGCTTCTGTCAGCAGGGTCCTGCTTGGTCCTGCTCAGAGAAGACAGCCTGGCCCTGCACCGTTCTGAGCCTGACCAGTCCACGATCCAGGCCTGA
- a CDS encoding sigma-54-dependent transcriptional regulator, with the protein MTIHTLPDNARILIVEDDQELGNLLKEEVLDHGLEARWTGSAEEAAQIMEKWLPDMVITDLRLPGANGLDLLLKTHRDYPETPPDFLVITAFGTISKAVETLKAGAEDFLTKPLDLDHFMITVSRILRNRRLRMEISMIKSLLHDDGFHGLFGKSRAMNLLFDQIRRVAKADGPVLIVGESGTGKELVARAIHQESRHHEGPFLAVNCAGVPEHLLESEFFGHKSGAFTGAGRSRDGLFAEAHNGTLLLDEISEMPLLLQAKLLRTLQDGKIRPVGANHEQETNVRVLAATNRDLEQETKNGNFRDDLFFRLETFTLNIPPLRDRQEDLELLAGKFLQTFNVQTGKNIQGFDESSLLLLEQYPFPGNVRELKNAVERAVTFCDGKLILPRHLPSRIRKSTALIPGIKDLPTRTAWNSEHLKSLAMVEQDYIRHVLERVQGNKRKAASILGIGRRTLYRKLDQSGREEQDG; encoded by the coding sequence ATGACAATCCACACCCTGCCGGATAATGCCCGGATACTCATTGTTGAAGACGACCAGGAACTGGGAAATCTGCTCAAGGAGGAAGTTCTGGACCATGGACTTGAGGCCCGGTGGACCGGAAGTGCAGAAGAAGCAGCCCAGATCATGGAAAAATGGCTTCCAGACATGGTCATCACCGATCTGAGGCTGCCCGGGGCCAACGGACTGGATCTGCTCTTGAAGACCCACAGGGATTACCCTGAAACCCCGCCCGACTTTCTGGTCATCACCGCTTTTGGCACCATTTCCAAAGCTGTGGAGACCCTCAAGGCCGGAGCTGAGGATTTTCTGACCAAACCCCTGGACCTGGACCACTTTATGATCACTGTCAGCCGGATCCTGCGCAACCGCAGGCTTCGCATGGAAATAAGCATGATCAAGAGCCTGCTCCACGACGACGGATTTCACGGTCTTTTCGGCAAAAGCAGGGCCATGAATCTTCTGTTTGATCAGATCAGAAGGGTGGCCAAGGCTGACGGTCCGGTTCTTATTGTCGGTGAATCAGGCACTGGCAAGGAGCTGGTGGCCAGGGCTATCCACCAGGAGAGCCGTCATCATGAAGGTCCTTTTCTGGCTGTAAACTGCGCAGGGGTGCCGGAACACCTTCTGGAAAGCGAATTTTTCGGCCACAAATCCGGAGCTTTTACCGGAGCCGGCAGATCCAGAGACGGACTCTTTGCTGAAGCCCATAACGGAACCCTTCTTTTAGATGAAATTTCAGAAATGCCTCTGCTGCTGCAGGCCAAACTTTTGCGAACCCTGCAGGACGGAAAAATCAGGCCGGTGGGGGCCAACCATGAACAGGAGACCAATGTCCGCGTCCTGGCCGCAACCAACCGGGACCTTGAGCAGGAAACCAAAAACGGCAACTTTCGAGATGATCTTTTTTTCAGGCTGGAGACCTTTACCTTAAATATCCCTCCCCTGCGAGACCGCCAGGAAGATCTGGAGCTGCTGGCTGGAAAATTTCTACAGACATTTAATGTCCAAACAGGCAAAAACATTCAGGGGTTTGACGAATCATCCTTGCTCCTGCTTGAACAGTATCCCTTTCCAGGCAATGTCAGGGAACTGAAAAATGCCGTGGAAAGGGCCGTGACCTTTTGCGACGGCAAGCTGATCCTGCCGCGGCATCTGCCCTCAAGGATACGGAAATCAACTGCCCTGATCCCCGGGATAAAAGATCTGCCCACCCGGACAGCCTGGAACTCTGAACATCTGAAATCCCTGGCCATGGTCGAGCAGGACTACATCAGGCATGTCCTGGAAAGAGTCCAGGGCAACAAGAGAAAGGCGGCCTCAATCCTGGGCATCGGCCGAAGAACCCTTTACCGGAAGCTGGACCAGTCCGGCCGGGAAGAGCAGGATGGTTAA
- a CDS encoding FeoA family protein — MTLDCLQLNETGEIDAVPEESLLSALGFRPGKQVCLRCRTRFGGPVVAEIEGRHTAVARSLARRIRLRNRHASCPAHD, encoded by the coding sequence ATGACTCTTGACTGCCTTCAGTTGAATGAGACAGGCGAAATTGATGCTGTTCCTGAAGAATCCCTCCTGAGTGCCCTGGGTTTCAGGCCTGGAAAACAGGTTTGCCTGCGTTGCCGCACACGGTTCGGAGGACCGGTGGTAGCTGAAATTGAAGGCCGGCACACAGCTGTGGCCAGGTCCCTGGCCCGGAGGATCCGCCTGAGGAACCGACACGCATCCTGCCCTGCGCATGACTAA